In Fusobacterium massiliense, a single window of DNA contains:
- the rlmD gene encoding 23S rRNA (uracil(1939)-C(5))-methyltransferase RlmD, translating into MLKIKDIITIKIEKIVFGGEGLGYFNDFAVFVPMSVPGDTVEIEIISSKKTYARGLIRKIINPSSERIEDTSKISFEDFYGCDFAMLKYENQLKYKKIMVEDVMKRLAGLDNFPIEDVVPSDNIYHYRNKIIEPFSFYDNKIITGFFKRKSHDIFEVEENILNSVLGNKIIKSLKELLNEYKISVYDEINHKGLLRNVMIRTNSNNEAMLVLIINSNKVNEKIKDILLKFKDKFSEIKSIYISLNSKKVNTVIGEKNILIYGAKTIKENINGIDFHISPTSFFQINIEQTKKLYNIALELFSDIENKYIVDAYSGTGTIAMIMSKKAKKVYSIEIVKSASEDGEKTALENGINNIEFINGAVEDKLDFLIKNSKKIDTIIFDPPRKGLDSSIIDKVSDLNLQEIVYISCNPSTLARDIKLFKDKGYSLKTLKTVDMFPQTSHIECVALISRI; encoded by the coding sequence ATGTTAAAAATCAAAGATATTATTACAATAAAAATTGAAAAAATTGTTTTTGGTGGGGAAGGTCTAGGATATTTCAATGATTTTGCTGTTTTTGTGCCTATGTCTGTTCCTGGAGATACTGTAGAAATTGAAATAATATCTTCAAAAAAGACTTATGCTAGAGGACTTATCAGAAAAATAATTAATCCTTCATCTGAGAGAATTGAAGATACTAGCAAAATTTCTTTTGAAGATTTCTATGGTTGTGATTTTGCAATGTTAAAATATGAAAATCAACTTAAATATAAAAAAATAATGGTTGAAGATGTAATGAAAAGATTAGCTGGCCTTGATAATTTCCCTATTGAAGATGTTGTTCCCAGTGACAATATATATCACTATAGAAATAAAATTATTGAACCTTTCTCTTTCTATGATAATAAAATCATTACAGGATTTTTTAAAAGAAAAAGTCATGATATTTTTGAAGTTGAAGAAAATATTTTAAATTCGGTTCTAGGAAATAAAATTATTAAATCTTTAAAAGAACTTCTTAATGAATATAAAATTTCTGTTTACGATGAAATTAATCACAAAGGACTTTTAAGAAATGTTATGATAAGAACAAATTCAAATAACGAAGCTATGCTTGTTCTTATTATAAATTCTAATAAAGTTAATGAAAAGATTAAAGATATACTTTTAAAATTTAAAGATAAATTTTCTGAAATCAAATCAATATATATTTCTTTAAATTCAAAAAAAGTAAATACTGTTATTGGGGAAAAAAATATCTTAATATACGGTGCTAAAACAATTAAAGAAAATATTAATGGTATTGATTTTCATATATCACCAACATCTTTTTTCCAAATTAATATTGAACAAACAAAAAAATTATACAATATTGCACTTGAACTATTTTCAGATATTGAAAATAAATATATAGTCGATGCTTACTCTGGAACTGGTACCATTGCTATGATAATGTCTAAAAAAGCTAAAAAAGTTTACTCTATTGAAATAGTAAAATCTGCTTCTGAAGATGGAGAAAAAACAGCTCTTGAAAATGGAATAAACAATATAGAATTTATCAATGGTGCTGTTGAGGATAAATTAGATTTTCTTATAAAAAATTCTAAAAAAATTGATACTATTATTTTTGACCCACCTAGAAAAGGTTTGGATTCATCTATTATAGATAAAGTCAGTGACTTAAACTTACAAGAAATTGTATATATTTCTTGTAATCCATCAACTCTAGCTCGAGATATCAAACTTTTCAAAGATAAGGGATATTCACTTAAAACCCTAAAAACTGTCGATATGTTTCCTCAAACGAGCCATATTGAATGTGTTGCATTAATATCACGTATATAA
- a CDS encoding 5-oxoprolinase subunit C family protein, whose amino-acid sequence MSDIKVLKAGLCVTIQDIGRIGYQQFGIPVSGVMDEYAFTVANYILGNDKNNAVFEIPFMGPSLQFDFDVSIAITGATIQVKINDRDVSMWQSINVKKGDILEIGSAKGGFRSYLAIAGEIDVPVVMGSKSTLLKSKLGGFEGRQLKVGDIIKIKNPRTLTKRKNLERKYIPEYKHEIDVRIVLGPQDDYFEKESIEKLFLSSYQVTKDADRMGIRLNGEVIKHKDKADIISDAAVFGSIQVPGNGQPIILLADRQTTGGYTKIGTVIKADLPKLAQVLPNDKINFIKIDIAEAQKEYKKFYQVLDEIRESFVEKPKIYTERQLYVMKKLFGKRIEK is encoded by the coding sequence ATGTCTGATATAAAAGTTCTTAAAGCTGGTTTATGTGTTACGATTCAAGATATAGGAAGAATTGGATATCAACAATTTGGGATACCTGTATCAGGAGTTATGGACGAGTATGCTTTTACGGTAGCAAATTATATTCTTGGTAATGATAAGAATAATGCTGTTTTTGAAATACCATTTATGGGACCTAGTTTACAATTTGATTTTGATGTGAGCATTGCAATAACAGGTGCAACAATACAAGTAAAAATAAATGATAGAGATGTTTCTATGTGGCAAAGTATAAATGTAAAAAAAGGAGATATATTAGAAATTGGTAGTGCAAAAGGTGGCTTTAGATCTTATTTAGCTATTGCAGGAGAAATAGACGTTCCAGTTGTAATGGGAAGTAAATCAACACTTTTAAAATCTAAATTAGGAGGTTTTGAAGGGAGACAACTTAAAGTAGGGGATATTATCAAGATTAAAAATCCAAGAACACTTACTAAGAGAAAAAATTTAGAAAGAAAATATATTCCAGAATACAAACATGAAATAGATGTCAGAATAGTTTTAGGACCTCAAGATGATTATTTTGAAAAAGAAAGTATAGAAAAGCTATTTTTAAGCTCTTATCAAGTAACTAAAGATGCTGATAGAATGGGAATTAGATTGAATGGAGAAGTTATAAAACACAAAGATAAAGCAGATATAATTTCAGATGCTGCAGTATTTGGTTCGATTCAAGTTCCAGGAAATGGACAACCTATAATACTTCTTGCTGATAGACAAACAACTGGAGGTTATACAAAAATAGGAACTGTTATAAAAGCAGATCTTCCAAAACTTGCTCAAGTTTTACCAAATGATAAGATTAATTTTATTAAAATTGATATAGCAGAAGCTCAAAAGGAGTATAAGAAATTTTATCAAGTTTTAGATGAAATAAGAGAAAGTTTTGTAGAAAAACCAAAAATATACACAGAAAGACAGCTTTACGTTATGAAGAAACTTTTTGGGAAGAGAATAGAAAAATAA
- a CDS encoding YggT family protein yields the protein MPFLFSGLGYNLYNIIVTIERIVEILIIIRVLLSWVNFSNSLADIVYTLTEPLLKPFRNLLYSLLNLPIDLSPVLFLIVFRTFIRFLLKILFF from the coding sequence ATGCCATTCTTATTTAGTGGTTTAGGATATAACTTATATAATATAATTGTGACAATTGAGAGAATTGTTGAGATTTTAATAATTATTAGAGTTCTTTTATCGTGGGTTAATTTCAGTAACTCTCTTGCAGATATTGTCTACACACTAACGGAACCATTATTAAAACCTTTTAGAAATTTATTGTACAGTCTTTTAAATTTACCTATAGATTTATCTCCTGTACTTTTCTTAATAGTGTTTAGAACTTTTATTAGATTTTTATTAAAAATATTGTTTTTTTAA
- the pxpB gene encoding 5-oxoprolinase subunit PxpB, translating into MEEVKFLLSGDSALVIQFGSEIKPEINKKIRKMMDNIKKENIDGIVELVPTYCSLLINYDVLKIEYDILIEKLKKLLEVKNEVTETEEVTLVEIPTLYNDECGPDLSYVAEYNKLSKEEVIKIHTGTDYLVYMLGFMPGFTYLGGMSEKIATPRLESPRLQIFPGSVGIAGKQTGMYPSMSPGGWRIIGRTPLNLYNPNRETPVYISSGDYIRYVSISQDEYNEILKKVENDEYKINIRRVKRGELNV; encoded by the coding sequence ATGGAAGAAGTGAAATTTTTGCTTTCAGGTGATTCAGCTCTTGTAATTCAATTTGGAAGTGAAATTAAACCTGAAATAAATAAAAAAATTAGAAAAATGATGGACAATATAAAAAAAGAAAATATAGATGGGATAGTAGAACTTGTTCCAACTTATTGTTCATTATTAATAAATTATGATGTTTTAAAAATAGAATACGATATTTTAATTGAGAAATTAAAAAAGCTATTAGAAGTAAAAAATGAGGTAACAGAAACAGAAGAAGTAACTTTAGTAGAAATTCCAACTTTATATAATGATGAATGTGGGCCTGATTTATCTTATGTTGCTGAGTATAATAAGTTAAGCAAAGAAGAAGTTATAAAAATTCATACAGGAACAGACTATTTAGTTTATATGCTTGGGTTTATGCCAGGATTTACTTATCTTGGGGGAATGTCTGAGAAAATTGCTACTCCAAGATTAGAAAGTCCTAGATTACAAATATTCCCAGGTTCAGTTGGAATAGCAGGAAAACAAACAGGAATGTATCCATCAATGTCACCAGGTGGTTGGAGAATAATAGGAAGAACACCTTTGAATTTGTATAATCCTAATAGAGAAACTCCTGTTTATATAAGCTCTGGAGACTATATTAGATATGTTTCAATTTCTCAAGATGAATATAATGAAATTTTAAAAAAGGTTGAAAATGATGAGTATAAAATAAATATTCGTAGAGTAAAAAGAGGTGAACTAAATGTCTGA
- a CDS encoding phospho-sugar mutase — MFLDEYKKWLNSDVLTQEEKEELRSIENNEKEIESRFYQNLSFGTAGMRGVRGIGKNRMNKYNIRKATQGLANYIIEHTGEVGKNKGVAIAYDSRLDSVENAENTAMTLAGNGIKSYLFDSVHSTPELSFATRELKAQAGVMITASHNPKEYNGYKVYWEDGAQIVDPQAKGIVSSVEAVDIFNGIKLMSKEEAIEKGLLVYVGKDLDDKYTEEVKKNAINPNVENKENLKIVYSPLHGVAARPVERVLKEMGYSNVHPVKEQEEPNGNFPTCDYANPEDTSVFKLSTELADKIGADICIANDPDGDRVGIAIRNNEGEWFYPNGNQIGILFAEYILMNKKNIPENGTMITTIVSTPLLDTIVKKNNKKSFRTLTGFKYIGEKIRQFENKELDGTFLFGFEEAIGYLVGTHVRDKDAVVASMIMAEMVTHYKNNNSTLYKELIKIYEKYGWRLENTIPITKKGKDGLEEISKIMKSLREHKHTEIAGIKVKEYLDYKNGIGTLPKADVIQFILEDETYLTVRPSGTEPKIKFYISVVDNNKEVAERKLQNMEKEFLSYVESL, encoded by the coding sequence ATGTTTTTAGATGAATACAAAAAATGGTTAAACTCTGATGTTTTAACTCAAGAAGAAAAAGAAGAATTAAGAAGTATTGAGAATAATGAAAAAGAAATCGAGAGTAGATTTTATCAAAATCTTAGCTTTGGAACAGCTGGAATGAGAGGGGTTAGAGGTATTGGTAAAAATAGAATGAATAAATACAATATAAGAAAAGCTACTCAAGGATTAGCAAACTATATTATAGAACATACAGGAGAAGTTGGTAAAAATAAAGGGGTTGCTATTGCATATGATTCTAGATTAGATTCAGTTGAAAATGCAGAAAATACAGCAATGACTTTGGCAGGTAATGGAATAAAAAGCTATTTATTTGATAGTGTACATTCTACACCAGAACTTTCATTTGCAACTAGAGAATTAAAAGCTCAAGCAGGTGTAATGATAACAGCTTCACACAATCCTAAAGAATATAATGGATACAAAGTTTACTGGGAAGATGGAGCTCAAATAGTTGATCCTCAAGCAAAAGGTATAGTTTCTTCAGTTGAAGCAGTAGATATTTTTAATGGAATAAAGTTAATGTCGAAAGAAGAAGCTATTGAAAAAGGTTTACTTGTATATGTTGGAAAAGATTTAGATGATAAATATACAGAAGAAGTTAAAAAAAATGCAATTAATCCAAATGTGGAAAATAAAGAAAATCTTAAAATAGTTTATTCTCCTTTACATGGAGTTGCAGCAAGACCGGTTGAAAGAGTGCTAAAAGAGATGGGATATTCTAATGTACATCCTGTTAAAGAACAAGAAGAACCAAATGGAAATTTTCCAACTTGTGATTATGCCAACCCTGAAGATACTTCTGTATTTAAATTAAGTACAGAACTTGCTGATAAAATAGGGGCAGATATTTGTATAGCAAATGACCCCGATGGAGATAGAGTTGGAATTGCTATTCGTAATAATGAAGGAGAATGGTTTTATCCAAATGGAAATCAAATAGGTATTTTATTTGCTGAGTATATTCTAATGAATAAAAAAAATATACCAGAAAATGGAACTATGATAACAACAATAGTTTCTACACCTCTTTTAGATACTATTGTAAAGAAAAATAATAAAAAATCTTTTAGAACTTTAACAGGTTTCAAATATATAGGAGAAAAAATTAGACAATTTGAAAATAAAGAATTAGATGGAACTTTTTTATTTGGGTTTGAAGAAGCAATAGGGTATTTAGTAGGAACACATGTAAGAGATAAAGATGCCGTTGTTGCTAGTATGATTATGGCTGAAATGGTAACTCATTATAAAAATAATAATTCAACATTGTATAAAGAATTAATTAAAATTTATGAGAAATATGGTTGGAGACTTGAAAATACTATTCCAATCACTAAAAAAGGAAAAGATGGATTAGAAGAAATTTCTAAAATTATGAAATCTTTAAGAGAACATAAACACACAGAGATAGCAGGAATTAAAGTAAAAGAATATCTAGATTATAAAAATGGTATAGGGACTTTACCTAAAGCAGATGTAATTCAATTTATATTGGAAGATGAAACATATTTAACTGTTAGACCATCTGGAACAGAACCCAAAATTAAATTCTATATTTCTGTTGTTGATAATAACAAAGAAGTTGCT
- a CDS encoding NRAMP family divalent metal transporter yields the protein MDKKSNLSVLLGAAFLMATSAIGPGFMTQTAVFTKDMGPTFAFVILISVIMSFVAQLNVWRILAVSKMRGQDVANSILPGLGYVITFLVCLGGLAFNIGNVGGAALGFQVLFDIDLKLAAIISGAVGVIIFSFKSASKLMDKLTQVLGALMILLIGYVAFSTNPPVGAAVKETFVPSSVNLMAIITLIGGTVGGYIIFSGGHRLIDAGIVGEENLKEVNKSAMLGMGVATVVRIFLFLAVLGVVTLGNELDPGNPAADAFKIAAGVVGYKIFGLVFLAAALTSIVGAAYTSVSFLKTLFKVVAKYENLFIIGFIVTSTLILIFLGKPVKLLILAGSLNGIILPITLAITLIASKKSSIVGSYKHSNILFYLGWIVVIVTAYIGVQSLSSLTKLFA from the coding sequence ATGGATAAAAAATCAAATTTATCAGTTTTATTAGGGGCAGCATTTTTGATGGCAACTTCAGCTATTGGACCTGGATTTATGACACAAACAGCTGTATTTACTAAAGATATGGGACCAACATTTGCTTTTGTTATATTGATATCAGTTATAATGTCTTTTGTTGCTCAATTAAATGTTTGGAGAATTTTAGCAGTATCAAAAATGAGAGGACAAGACGTAGCAAATAGTATTTTACCAGGGCTTGGTTATGTAATTACATTTTTAGTATGTTTAGGTGGACTTGCATTTAACATAGGTAATGTTGGTGGAGCAGCATTAGGATTTCAAGTTTTATTTGATATAGATTTAAAATTAGCTGCTATTATAAGTGGAGCAGTTGGAGTAATAATATTTTCTTTTAAATCTGCTTCGAAACTTATGGATAAATTAACTCAAGTTTTAGGTGCTTTAATGATTTTACTTATAGGTTATGTTGCTTTTTCTACAAATCCACCTGTAGGTGCAGCAGTTAAAGAAACTTTTGTTCCATCAAGTGTAAATTTAATGGCAATTATAACTTTAATAGGTGGGACTGTTGGGGGATATATAATCTTTTCAGGAGGACATAGACTTATTGATGCAGGTATAGTTGGAGAAGAAAATTTAAAAGAAGTAAATAAATCTGCTATGTTAGGAATGGGTGTTGCAACAGTAGTTAGAATTTTCTTATTTTTAGCTGTTCTAGGTGTTGTAACTTTAGGAAATGAATTAGATCCAGGAAATCCAGCAGCAGATGCTTTTAAAATAGCAGCAGGGGTAGTTGGATATAAAATATTTGGTTTGGTATTTTTAGCAGCAGCGTTAACATCTATTGTCGGAGCAGCTTATACAAGTGTATCTTTTTTAAAGACTTTATTTAAAGTTGTGGCAAAATATGAAAATTTATTTATTATAGGATTTATTGTAACTTCAACATTAATACTAATTTTCTTAGGAAAACCTGTAAAACTATTAATATTGGCAGGTTCATTAAATGGAATAATATTACCTATCACTTTAGCTATAACATTAATAGCTAGTAAAAAAAGTTCAATAGTTGGAAGTTACAAGCATTCAAATATATTATTTTATTTGGGGTGGATAGTTGTAATTGTTACTGCATATATTGGAGTACAGTCTCTATCAAGTTTAACTAAATTATTTGCATAA
- a CDS encoding complement resistance protein TraT: MKKYFKIILLSIGVILVFASCSTVHTVVSKRNLDVQTKMSDTIWLEPAAPAQKTVFVEIKNTSGKNLNIDQKIKTTLVSKGYKIVEDPSQAKYWLQANILKVDKINLTGDNQGGFSDAVLAGGVGAFLGGQRSGGVYTAVGWGLAASAVATIADALVKDVKYAMITDILITEKTEKTVNVATKNSIKQGSSGSRTSTSTEQTNMDKYSTRVLSIANKINLDFNEAVPVLEDELGRVVGGIF, from the coding sequence ATGAAAAAATATTTTAAAATAATTTTATTATCAATAGGAGTGATACTTGTATTTGCATCTTGTTCGACAGTGCATACAGTAGTATCGAAAAGAAATTTAGATGTACAGACTAAAATGTCTGATACTATATGGTTAGAACCAGCAGCACCAGCTCAAAAAACTGTCTTTGTTGAAATAAAAAATACAAGCGGAAAAAATTTGAATATTGATCAAAAAATAAAGACAACTTTAGTATCAAAAGGTTATAAAATAGTAGAAGATCCAAGTCAAGCAAAATATTGGTTACAGGCTAATATTTTAAAAGTAGATAAAATAAATTTAACTGGGGATAATCAAGGAGGTTTTTCTGATGCAGTTCTTGCGGGAGGAGTTGGAGCTTTCTTAGGAGGACAAAGATCAGGAGGAGTTTATACTGCTGTAGGTTGGGGGTTAGCAGCATCTGCTGTTGCAACAATTGCAGATGCCTTAGTAAAAGATGTTAAGTATGCAATGATAACAGATATTTTAATAACAGAAAAGACAGAAAAAACCGTTAATGTTGCAACAAAAAATAGTATAAAACAAGGAAGTTCAGGAAGTAGAACATCAACATCTACAGAACAAACTAATATGGATAAGTATTCAACAAGAGTTCTAAGTATAGCTAATAAAATAAACTTAGACTTCAATGAAGCTGTTCCAGTATTAGAAGATGAATTAGGAAGAGTAGTTGGGGGAATATTTTAA
- the pgsA gene encoding CDP-diacylglycerol--glycerol-3-phosphate 3-phosphatidyltransferase, with the protein MNLPNRLTTIRFLLAIPFIIFLQESESGKYELIFRMIALAIFIVASLTDFFDGYIARKYNLITDFGKIMDPLADKILVISALVIFVQLNYIPGWMSIVVLAREFLISGIRIMAAAKGEIIAAGNLGKYKTTSQMIVVIIALIIGPVSVNILGLDFTVTELLMLIPVILTIWSGWEYTFKAKHYFIG; encoded by the coding sequence ATGAACTTACCTAATAGATTAACAACTATAAGATTTCTATTAGCTATACCATTTATTATATTCTTACAAGAATCCGAATCAGGAAAATATGAATTAATTTTTAGAATGATAGCCTTAGCTATTTTCATAGTTGCTTCACTCACAGATTTTTTTGATGGGTATATTGCAAGAAAATATAATTTAATCACAGATTTTGGTAAAATTATGGACCCTTTAGCCGATAAAATTTTAGTAATCTCTGCTCTGGTTATATTTGTACAACTAAACTATATTCCAGGTTGGATGTCAATTGTTGTTTTAGCTAGAGAATTTTTAATAAGTGGTATTAGAATTATGGCTGCTGCTAAAGGTGAAATTATTGCAGCAGGAAATTTAGGTAAATATAAAACTACCAGTCAAATGATAGTTGTTATTATAGCCTTAATCATTGGACCTGTTTCTGTAAATATTTTAGGCTTAGATTTCACTGTAACTGAACTTTTAATGCTTATTCCTGTTATACTTACTATTTGGTCGGGTTGGGAATACACATTTAAAGCTAAACATTATTTTATTGGATAA
- the pnp gene encoding polyribonucleotide nucleotidyltransferase, with product MFDEKIMEFELAGRTLKVSTGKISRQSSGAIMIQYGDTVLLSTANRSKEARKGADFFPLTVDYIEKFYSTGKFPGGFNKREARPSTNATLIARLIDRPIRPMFPEGFNYDVHIVNTVLSYDEINTPDYLGIIGSSLALMISDIPFLGPVAGVTVGYIDGEFILNPSPEQLENSELDLSVAGTKEAVNMVEAGAKELDEETMLKAIMFAHENIKKICEFQEEFAKLYGKENIEFVKEETLPLVKTFIDTYGHERLQQAVLTTGKKNREEAVDSLEEELLEKFIQENYPEVAEEDLPEDVILEFKTYYHDLMKKLVREAILYHKHRVDGRTTTEIRPLDAQINVLPIPHGSALFTRGETQSLAITTLGTKEDEQLVDDLEKEYYKKFYLHYNFPPYSVGEVGRMGSPGRRELGHGSLAERALRYVIPSETDFPYTIRVVSEITESNGSSSQASICGGSLSLMSAGVPIKEHVAGIAMGLIKEGEEFTVLTDIMGLEDHLGDMDFKVAGTKSGITALQMDIKITGITEEIMRIALNQALKARLEILELMNNTISTPAELKPNVPRIKQITIPKDKIAILIGPGGKNIKSIIEKTGSTVDITDDGLVSVFSKNIDVLEETLKLIDSYVREVEYNEVYEGRVVSIMKFGAFMEILPGKEGLLHVSEISKERVENVEDVLSIGDVFKVRVISMEGGKISLSKKKV from the coding sequence ATGTTTGATGAAAAAATTATGGAGTTCGAATTAGCAGGAAGAACTCTTAAAGTTTCAACTGGAAAAATTTCAAGACAATCTAGTGGAGCAATAATGATACAATACGGAGATACAGTTTTATTATCTACTGCAAACCGTAGTAAAGAAGCTAGAAAAGGTGCTGATTTTTTCCCTTTAACAGTTGACTACATAGAAAAATTTTACTCAACTGGAAAGTTTCCAGGTGGATTTAATAAAAGAGAGGCTAGACCTTCAACAAATGCTACACTTATAGCAAGACTTATTGATAGACCTATAAGACCTATGTTTCCTGAGGGATTTAATTATGATGTACATATCGTAAATACAGTTTTATCTTATGATGAAATCAATACTCCAGATTATCTTGGAATAATTGGTTCATCCCTAGCTTTAATGATTTCTGATATTCCTTTCTTAGGCCCTGTTGCTGGAGTTACAGTTGGATATATTGATGGGGAATTTATTTTAAACCCAAGCCCAGAACAATTAGAAAATAGTGAACTTGATCTATCTGTTGCCGGAACAAAAGAAGCTGTAAATATGGTTGAAGCAGGAGCTAAAGAACTTGATGAAGAAACTATGCTTAAAGCTATTATGTTTGCACATGAAAATATTAAAAAAATATGTGAATTCCAAGAAGAATTTGCTAAACTATACGGTAAAGAAAATATAGAATTTGTTAAAGAAGAAACTTTACCACTTGTTAAAACATTTATAGACACTTATGGTCACGAAAGATTGCAACAAGCTGTTTTAACTACTGGAAAGAAAAATAGAGAAGAAGCTGTTGATAGTTTAGAAGAAGAATTGCTTGAAAAATTCATTCAAGAAAACTATCCTGAAGTCGCTGAAGAAGATTTGCCTGAAGATGTTATTCTTGAATTTAAAACTTATTATCATGATTTAATGAAAAAATTAGTAAGAGAAGCTATTCTTTACCACAAACATAGAGTTGATGGAAGAACTACTACTGAAATAAGACCTCTTGATGCTCAAATAAATGTATTACCTATACCACATGGATCAGCATTATTCACAAGAGGAGAAACTCAATCTTTAGCTATCACTACTTTAGGAACAAAAGAAGACGAACAACTTGTAGATGATTTAGAAAAAGAATACTATAAGAAGTTCTACTTACATTATAACTTCCCTCCATATTCAGTTGGAGAAGTTGGAAGAATGGGATCTCCTGGTAGAAGAGAATTAGGTCATGGTTCTTTAGCAGAAAGAGCATTAAGATATGTTATTCCTAGTGAAACTGATTTCCCTTATACTATAAGAGTTGTTTCTGAAATTACTGAATCTAATGGTTCTTCATCTCAAGCATCTATTTGTGGTGGTTCTTTATCATTAATGTCAGCTGGAGTACCTATAAAAGAACATGTAGCTGGTATTGCTATGGGACTTATAAAAGAAGGAGAAGAATTTACTGTTTTAACAGATATAATGGGACTTGAAGACCACTTAGGAGATATGGATTTCAAGGTTGCTGGGACAAAATCTGGAATTACTGCTCTTCAAATGGATATAAAGATTACTGGAATTACTGAAGAAATTATGAGAATTGCTTTAAATCAAGCTCTAAAAGCAAGACTTGAAATATTAGAACTTATGAATAATACTATTTCAACTCCTGCTGAATTAAAACCTAATGTACCTAGAATAAAACAAATAACTATTCCAAAAGATAAAATAGCTATTTTAATAGGTCCTGGAGGTAAAAATATTAAAAGCATCATAGAAAAAACTGGTTCTACTGTTGATATTACAGATGATGGACTTGTTTCTGTTTTCTCTAAAAATATTGATGTGTTAGAAGAAACTTTAAAACTTATCGACTCTTATGTTAGAGAAGTTGAATATAATGAAGTATATGAAGGTCGTGTTGTATCTATTATGAAATTTGGTGCATTTATGGAAATTTTACCTGGAAAAGAAGGTTTATTACATGTTTCTGAAATTTCTAAAGAAAGAGTAGAAAATGTTGAAGATGTACTTTCTATCGGAGATGTCTTTAAAGTAAGAGTTATCTCTATGGAAGGTGGAAAAATTTCTTTAAGTAAGAAAAAAGTTTAA
- the rsmH gene encoding 16S rRNA (cytosine(1402)-N(4))-methyltransferase RsmH — MENIGNEYHIPVLFYETLDNLVINPDGIYIDCTLGGGSHSEGILQRLSDKGLLISIDQDINAIEYSKKRLEKYSSKWKVFKGNFETIDTIAYMAGVDKVDGILMDIGVSSNQLDEPERGFSYRYDVKLDMRMNPEQELSAYDVVNNYSEEDLSKIIFEYGEERHAKKIAKLISEERKKAPITTTFELISLIKRAYPERANKHPAKKTFQAIRIEVNKELEVLEKAMDKAINLLKLNGRLAIITFHSLEDRIVKNKFKELSTACKCPKDIPICMCGGIKRFEILTRKPIIPNDEEIKNNNRAHSSKLRVLERIDF, encoded by the coding sequence ATGGAAAATATTGGAAATGAATATCATATTCCAGTTTTATTTTATGAAACACTGGATAATTTAGTTATAAATCCAGATGGTATATATATCGATTGTACTCTTGGTGGTGGTAGTCATTCAGAAGGTATACTTCAAAGACTATCAGATAAAGGACTTTTAATATCAATAGATCAAGATATAAATGCAATAGAATATTCAAAAAAAAGATTAGAAAAGTATTCTTCAAAATGGAAAGTTTTTAAAGGAAATTTTGAGACTATTGATACTATTGCATATATGGCTGGTGTTGATAAGGTCGATGGTATCCTTATGGATATAGGTGTTTCCTCTAATCAACTAGATGAACCAGAAAGAGGATTTTCTTATCGTTATGATGTAAAACTTGATATGAGAATGAATCCAGAACAGGAGCTTTCAGCCTATGATGTTGTAAATAACTATTCAGAAGAAGATTTATCAAAAATTATTTTTGAATATGGTGAAGAAAGACATGCAAAAAAAATTGCAAAACTTATTTCTGAAGAAAGAAAAAAAGCACCTATAACAACTACTTTTGAACTAATTTCTCTTATAAAAAGAGCATACCCAGAAAGAGCAAATAAGCATCCAGCTAAAAAAACATTTCAAGCTATAAGAATAGAAGTCAACAAAGAGCTTGAAGTTTTAGAAAAAGCAATGGATAAAGCTATTAATCTTCTAAAACTAAATGGAAGATTAGCTATAATTACATTTCACTCATTGGAAGATAGAATCGTTAAAAATAAATTTAAAGAACTTTCAACTGCTTGTAAATGTCCTAAAGACATTCCTATCTGTATGTGTGGTGGAATCAAAAGATTTGAAATTTTAACAAGAAAGCCTATTATTCCAAATGATGAAGAAATTAAAAATAACAACAGAGCCCATTCTTCAAAGTTAAGAGTGCTTGAAAGGATTGATTTTTAA